In the Streptomyces sp. WMMC940 genome, CCGACACCGCGCCCGGCGGTATCGACAACAACGGAACCGTCACCACCCACGGCAAGATCAAGATCATCGACAACGTGCCGACCAACTGCGAGGGCAGCGCCAACCCCGTCCCGAACTGCTTCGGCTGACACCCCCACCAAACAAGGAAAACTGCCATACAAAGCAATGAATCACCCCGCACCCGCCCCCGGCACCCTGCCGGGGGCGGCCACGGGCACCGGCCGGGCGGAGCTGATCGGACTGCTCGCCGCCCAGGCCCCGCGCCTGGACCGCGTCCTGAAGAAGGTCGCCGGGCAGGGCGGGGAGGTGGTCCTGATCGACGGCACCCTCATCCGCACCCAGCGCCGTACACGCAGCGCCGACCGACGGAACTACTCCGGCAAGCACCGAACCCATGGCCTGCACTTCCCCACCCTGACCGACGAGAAGGGACGCCTGATCTGGATATCCGCCGCGCGGCCTGGCCGCACCCACGACAACACCGCCGCCCGCCACGACCACATCCTGGCCCACCTGCGCGCCGCCGGCCTCGGGGCGCTGGCTGACCTCGGCTTCCGCGGCCTGGACAACGACATCTTCGACCCAGTGATCGTCACCGGCTACGCTGCCAGCCGCACCCACAAGCTCACCCCAGGCGAGAAGGAAGCCAACCGCGTCCTCCCGTGGGACGCGCGCCGGTCGAGCACGGCTTCGCCCACCTACAGAACTGGCGGATCCTCACCAAGCTGCGCACCGACCCCGCCCGCGCCACCCAGCTCCTGCGCGCCCTGCTCGTCTTGACGAACCTCGAAGTCAACCGCTGACGGATGATCTTCGCCGTGGACTCCCGCCCACAACCAGCATGAGCGCCCCGAGGAGCGGTCACACCAGCCCTTTGACCTGCGACTTCAAGTTGGCGGAGGCTCCGTGCGGTGCGCGGTCGGAGGTTCGCCGATCAGGCGACCGCGTCGGGAGCGGGGCCCACCAGTTCCTCCAGGACGTCCTCCATGGTGACGAAGCCGATGACGGTGCCCTTGGTGCCGGTGACGGCGGCGAGATGGGTGCCGGCGCCCCGCATGGCGGTCATGGTGTCGTCGAGAGGGGTGTCGATGGCGACCTTGATGATGGGGTGCAGGGCCGTGCGCGGGAAGGGCTTCGTGCGGTCGGCGGCGCCGAGCGCGTCCTTGATGTGCAGGTAGCCCAGGATCGCACCGCCCTCCGCGACCACCGGCAGCCGGGAGAACCGGTTGGCGACGGAGGCCCTTTCCAGGCCCTGGGGGGTGATTCCGGCGCCGACGGTGAGCATCTTGTTGAGCGGCACCATCACCTCGCCGACCGGCCGGGTGCCCAGTTCCAGCGCGTCCTGCAGTCGCTCCCCGTCCTCCGGTTCGAGGAGCCCGGCCTCGCTGGAGTCCTTGACCAGGCGGGCCAGTTCGTCGTCGGTGAAGACCGAGGCGACCTCGTCCTTGGGCTCGACCCTCAGCAGCCGCAGGAGGGCGTTGGCGAAGGTGTTGATGCCGAAGATCACCGGTCGCAGGGCCCGGGTCAGCGCCACCAACGGGGGGCCGAGGAGCAGCGCGGTCGGCGCCGGGGCGGCGAGGGCGATGTTCTTCGGGACCATCTCGCCGAAGAGCATGTGCAGATACGTCGCCAGCGTCAGCGCGATGACGAACGCGATCGGGTGGATCAGCGCATCCGGGACGCCGATGGCGTGGAACGGGGGCTCCAGCAGATGGGCGATGGCCGGTTCGGCGACGGCGCCCAGCACCAGCGACGACACGGTGATGCCGAGCTGGGCCGTGGCCATCATCGCGGACAGGTGCTCGATCCCCCAGAGGGTGCTCCGGGCACGCAGGTTGCCCTTGACCGCGGCCGGCTCGATCTGGCTGCGGCGCACGGAGATCAGGGCGAACTCGGCCCCGACGAAGAAGGCGTTGGTGACGAGGGTGAACGCACCGATCAGCAACTGGAGGGTGGTCATCGGGTCTCCTCCACGCTCTCCGCCACGGCGGCGGGGGCGGTGATGCGGACACGGTCGGCACGGTGGTGCTCGGTGTGGAGCACGGCGAGCCGCCAGCCGTCGACGTCGAGGCGGTCGGCGGTGGTCGGGATGCGCTCCAGCCGCATGGCGATCAGTCCCGCCAGGGTCTCGTACGGGCCGTCGGGCGCGGCGAAGCCGATCTCCCGGAGCTGGTCGATACGGACGCTGCCGTCGGCGTGCCACACCGGACGGCCGTCGAGCGCGGGCTCGGCGGGCGCCAGGTCGGGCGTCTCGTGGGGGTCGTGCTCGTCGCGGACCTCACCGACGACCTCCTCGACGATGTCCTCGACGGTGGCGACGCCGGCGGTGCCCCCGTACTCGTCGATGATCACGGCCATGGTACGGGCTCTGCGCAGCCGGCCGAGGAGCTTGTCCACCGGCAGCGAGTGCGGCACCAGGAGGGGCGCGGTGGCCAGGTCGGCTATCGGCGTGAGCGGCCGCTTGTCCTCGTCGAGGGCGAGGACGTCGCGGATGTGCACGGTGCCGATGACCTCGTCGAGGCTGTCCCGGTAGACCGGGAAGCGGGACAGGCCGGTGGCGAGGGTGAGGTTCGCCGCGTCCGCCGCCGTGGCGTGCACTTCGAGGGCGCGGACGTCGACGCGGGGCGTCATGACGTTCTCCGCCGTCAGCTCGCCCAGGTGCAGGGTGCGGACGAACAGTTCCGCCGAGTCGGCCTCGATGGCGCCCTCCCGGGCCGAGTGCCGCGCGAGCGCGATCAGTTCCTCGGGTGTACGGGCCGACGCCAGCTCCTCGGCGGGTTCCAGCCCGAACCGGCGCACGATCCGGTTCGCGGTGTTGTTCAGGTGGTGGATCAGCGGTCCGAAGGCGGCGGTGAAGCCGCGCTGCGGCCCGGCCACGACCCTGGCCACGGCGAGCGGGCGCGAGATCGCCCAGTTCTTGGGCACGAGCTCGCCGACCACCATCAGGACGACGGTCGAGATCGCGACGCCGAGCAGCGTCGACACGGTCGGGACGACGCCGGGGGGCAGTCCCACCGCCTCGAGCGGGCCGCGCAGCAGGGCCGAGACGGACGGTTCCGCGAGCATGCCGATCACCAGCGAGGTCACGGTGATGCCCAGCTGGGCACCGGACAGCTGGAGGGTGAGGCGCTTCACGGCCTTGAGGGCGCTCTCGGCGCCCCGGTCGCCGGCCCGCGCCGCACGCTCCAGCTCACCGCGTTCGACGGTGGTGAGGGAGAACTCGGCCGCGACGAAGACGGCGCAGGCGAGCGTGAGCGCCAGGGCGACGAGCAGCAGGAGCACTTCGGTCACCGTGCCACCTCCCGGCCCTTGGAGAACGGTGGGCGGGACGGGGCACGGCTGGGACTGGGAGGTTCACCCATTGCGGGTCTGCTGCTCCTTCGTGGCTCGACGGACCGGGATCGGCCCTGTTGGGGTCATGGTCGGGACAGTGTCCGCCGAACCATGGTAAAGGAGGGGTAAAGCGACTGGCCATTCC is a window encoding:
- a CDS encoding hemolysin family protein yields the protein MTEVLLLLVALALTLACAVFVAAEFSLTTVERGELERAARAGDRGAESALKAVKRLTLQLSGAQLGITVTSLVIGMLAEPSVSALLRGPLEAVGLPPGVVPTVSTLLGVAISTVVLMVVGELVPKNWAISRPLAVARVVAGPQRGFTAAFGPLIHHLNNTANRIVRRFGLEPAEELASARTPEELIALARHSAREGAIEADSAELFVRTLHLGELTAENVMTPRVDVRALEVHATAADAANLTLATGLSRFPVYRDSLDEVIGTVHIRDVLALDEDKRPLTPIADLATAPLLVPHSLPVDKLLGRLRRARTMAVIIDEYGGTAGVATVEDIVEEVVGEVRDEHDPHETPDLAPAEPALDGRPVWHADGSVRIDQLREIGFAAPDGPYETLAGLIAMRLERIPTTADRLDVDGWRLAVLHTEHHRADRVRITAPAAVAESVEETR
- a CDS encoding hemolysin family protein, which codes for MTTLQLLIGAFTLVTNAFFVGAEFALISVRRSQIEPAAVKGNLRARSTLWGIEHLSAMMATAQLGITVSSLVLGAVAEPAIAHLLEPPFHAIGVPDALIHPIAFVIALTLATYLHMLFGEMVPKNIALAAPAPTALLLGPPLVALTRALRPVIFGINTFANALLRLLRVEPKDEVASVFTDDELARLVKDSSEAGLLEPEDGERLQDALELGTRPVGEVMVPLNKMLTVGAGITPQGLERASVANRFSRLPVVAEGGAILGYLHIKDALGAADRTKPFPRTALHPIIKVAIDTPLDDTMTAMRGAGTHLAAVTGTKGTVIGFVTMEDVLEELVGPAPDAVA
- a CDS encoding transposase family protein is translated as MNHPAPAPGTLPGAATGTGRAELIGLLAAQAPRLDRVLKKVAGQGGEVVLIDGTLIRTQRRTRSADRRNYSGKHRTHGLHFPTLTDEKGRLIWISAARPGRTHDNTAARHDHILAHLRAAGLGALADLGFRGLDNDIFDPVIVTGYAASRTHKLTPGEKEANRVLPWDARRSSTASPTYRTGGSSPSCAPTPPAPPSSCAPCSS